The Penaeus monodon isolate SGIC_2016 chromosome 6, NSTDA_Pmon_1, whole genome shotgun sequence genomic sequence CCAATGCTCTGGCACTTTCGAAATCTGCAGTTAAAAAGAAAGTACACACTTTGTTATTActgtgcattctctctctctctctctctctctctctctctctctctctctctctctctctctctctctctctctctctctctctctctctctctccttctctttgtgaTATTGCTTATATGCATAgaggtggtgtatatatgtatatgtgtatttatattcatagatatgcacatataaacatatataagtgtgaaagcataaacacacacacacacacacatgtgagtgtgtttgagtgtgcgtgtgtgtgtgtttgagtgtgtgtgtgtgtgtgagtgtgtgtgttttcgagtgtgtgtgtgttttcgagtgtgtgtgtgtgtttgagtgtgtgtgtgtgtatttgacgtgtgaatgcataaacacacacacatacacacatgtggtgtgtgtttgagtgtgcgtgtgtgtgtttgagtgtgtgtgtgtgtttgagtgtgtgtgtgtgtgtgtgtgtgtgtgtggtgtgtgtgtgtgtgtgtgtgtgtgtgtgtgtgtgtgtgtgagtgagtgagtgagtgagtgagtgagtgagtgagtgagtgaatgagtgagtgagtgagtgagtgagggagtgagggagtgagagagtgagagtgagagagagagagaggagagagagagagagaaagagagagagagagagagagagagagcggtgtgtgtgtgtgtgtgtgtgtggtgtgtgtgtgtgtgtgtgtgtgtgtgtgtgtgtgtgatgtgtgatggggAGTGAGTAgagtgagatgagtgagtgaatgagtgagtgatgagtgagtgaatgagtgagtgagagtgagagagagagagagagagagagagagagagagagagcgtgtgtgtttgtgtgtgtgtgtgtgtgtgtgtgtgtgtgtgtgtgtgtgtgtgtgtgtgtgtgtgtgtgtgtgtgtgtgtgtgtgtgtgtgtgtgtgctcatatacaGGTTCATAGCATTATAccttaaatactttttttcagaaAGAAAAACGTTTGCCTTAAACTAGTAGTTTCTAGTAGTAAAAgggaaaaccacaaaaaaatatgaatCGATAAGCCTTACCTGCACGACTGGCAGCATCTTCTGTTGGATTTGGAGATCACACACCTGTCTTCCTGCTCGCACCTAAAGTTCTCCCAAGTCGCACTCTGAACCGACCTCCTGAAGAAGGCCTTGCACGAGTCACAGGCCATCCCGCCGAAGTGCATGTTTTTGGCCACGTCCCCACAGACACCACATATCTTTTCTTCAGGAGACAAAGCTGACGACTTCATGCGTTTTCTTGGCGGTGGTGGTTTTTTGGCCTCAACAGGTTTCTGGATGGGGGGCACGAACACGTTCCCTCCGGGTGAATTCGCCACTTCTTTCCCGTCCAGTGTGTTCATGGTCTCGCTGCTACTCGAGTCCATGCCCGTGTCCAGGTACCCCGTTTTGGCGACTTTTCTCACGTCGTTGTGGCAGAGGCCTCCAGCAAACTCTGACGGATTTACACTATTGCTCGTTTTCTTTCTCGGCGTCTTCTGGGTCTTGAGTTGCCTTTTTGTGACGGTCAAGCTTGGTTTAACGGGATCAGGCTTGGCCATCTTCTTGGTTCTAAGCGTCATAGTTGGGGAGTCATCCAAAACTTTAGCGAAAAAGGAATTCATATCGCTTTCGTCTTCATTGTTAAAGTGCAATATTGGCTGATTTCCTAAAGGATTATCCATGCTCTGATGACTTGGCTGGGTGGGCGAGTTTGTGGAGGTAGTCGGTGTCTGCGGCAGGTATGGGGCTGCCTGAGGTGAAAAAGAGGTAGCTTGTGATGAACATGAGGTTGACTGAGGAGAAAAGGGACTGGACTGGGGGGAGCAGGAGGCAGGCGACGTGGATAAAGAAGAATACAGCGAGGGACCAGACGGAGAATGTGACCTGTGGAGCGACAATCGATTGGAGATATCTTCGTCTTCTTTGAAAAGTTGTTCATTGCAGTCTGGAGGGATACATTCTTTCTCAACTACATTTTCCTTGATCAGCCTTTCTTCCGGCTGAGTTAAATGCAGCAGCGACTCTAAGGGAAGATCACTAAGGTGGGCATCGAGCTCGTTTGAGGACAGCAGCCCAGACAGCTGTGATTCCTCCTTCGTCAGATGCCTGTCTGCGCCGTTGTGGCCCATCGGCGTGTCGTCGCTGAAGAAGGACCCGCAGGACCCCGTGTCGGCCTGCGAGCAATCCCGCTGGACCAAGGATGAGAATTCATACTGGCAAGGGTAGCCGTTCTGATCCTCAgcctggatggaggaggaggctaCGTAAGAGTAGGCCTGCGAATAGCCAGCGGAACACGACGAGGAATTGATGCTGTTGGACGCCGAGATAGGAAAGGACGACTGGGTGGTCACGAAGGATCCCGGGAAATTGTTGTAACTGCCCAGAGACGACGGCTGGGTGTGATCGTACTGCTCGTAGTAGGAAGGAGCTCGGGCCATCATGAGACGTTGTGTGACTGATGCATGACGGGCGACACAACTCTGTAGAAATTGATACACTTCGCCAGTCTGGTTTTACAGTGGCGGAACACCCAGGTGAACTGATTGCTCACACTGACGGACCTGCGTGATGGAGCGGTTTGCAGGCGAATCCAACATGGCCTGAAATCAGAGAAAACAGATTGTACAAGTTGGGTAGACTCAAGAAAACTCACGTTAGGCGAGAAAAAACAACTAAATCGCTGTATAAGTGTCTCCAATACTACTCTGATCACGTATTTTACCCTTAAAATTCGGAATAATAAAATGCTCAgccaaaaaagagataaagagtaaGAGGGATCATAGGCAAAAGTGCAGTATAAACACCTTAAGCATAACTCACATCACGTTTACgtttttaaatatcttaatacGTATATGTCCAGCTAAGAAAGAAGCAAGTTATGGCTATATTCAAGAAGTCTCACACTGGGGGAAAATGTGCATAATTGCAGTACTGATACCTTTAATATCACAATCTTCACGTTTAATCTTTGTAAGTctgagctttatatatataatcttaactTGTTTTCtggattcaaaatatatatatatatatatatatatatatatatatatatatatatatatatatatatatagatgtgtgtgtgtgtgtgtgtgtgtgtgtgtgtgtgtgtgtgtgtgtgtgtgtgtgtgtgtgtgtgtgtgtgtgtgtgtgtgtatgtatgtatgtgtgtgtgtgcgtgtgtgtgtatacacatagagagtgaaagagggatattatatgtatactgcaCAAGTATGTATATTCTGTGTCATATTCACCGGCCGAATTAAGGCCATCACCCTTCCAAATATATTGCTTAACCCTGTATCCAAACACACCCTTCCTTTTCAAACCACACTACAGGaatagaaagacgaaaaaaaaatgcaagcgcTGTTGCACAACGCCAAAAGCAATGTTGCAATGTTGGGGAAGTAAGAGCCACTCCTCGATATCGTTTTCCACCAAAAGTCCCAATTTCATCAAGATGTTTTGCCAATGAAGATTTGAGTTAACGATAGCCCTCTGGATCAAAGAGGAAGACAAACTGGGTTCAAAGGGACTAAAGACAGCTCTGTGAATTTTAATATCCTTTAGGTGAAGGTACAAAGGATACGCCGTGAGACagtgcatttacatatatgcatacacagattgatagatatgtagataggtagaagtgtttggtgtgtgtgtgtgtgaatatatcttatattatatttattaatatttgtatatataatattatattatattatatatataatatatatatttataaatatatatatatatatattatataaatatgtatgtatgtatatattatagtatatatatatatattattattgtgtgtgtgtgtgtgtgtgtgtgtgtgtgtgtgtgtgtgtgtgtgtgtgtgtgtgtgtgtgtgtgtgtgtgtgtgtgtgtgtgtgtgtgtgtgtgtgtgtgtgtgtgtgtgtgtgtatgtgtaagtgtgtaagtgtataaataaacaaatgcttATATTTATTCCTCTATTTCACTTATCTGTTGGTCTAGAGTTACGCACAtccatacgcacacgcacacacacacacacacacacacacacacacacacacacacacacacacacacacacacacacacacacacacacacagaaatatatgtatatacatataatcataaaattgcGTTATACTATTCACAAATTCAAGTATTTCTCCCAGACTGTGGAAATTTCCGTGCTAATATGGGATTGTAatcagaacttcgcaaatcctACTGTTGCTCAGGTTTTGCTCAACATTTAAAACTAAccagactttttttcttcttcttttggccATTTTCTCTTTaccagatttctctctctctctctctctctctctctctctctctctctctctctctctctctctctctctctctctctctctctctctctctctttctctctcttgatgaATGAATAATTGAGTGCCAGGGTGCGAAATGACTTCCGCGAATTTACGTCATCAAAGCCGGAAAATTGGCAACCCCGATGTTACTGAGACCAACGCTCCAGTGTTCTTGAAGGAATTGCTGAGTGAGGAATTTCACAGCTACGTAACGGGGGGCGATtccatggcgtgtgtgtgtgtgtgtgtgaggatcgAGGCCATTCGCCTGACGCTCGGAAAaaaacgcatgcacgcacgcacgcacgcacacacgtttgattgtgtgtgaatgtacgtacgtatgtatgtatgtatgtatgtctagcTTACTGTGCCAAATGCTTTTCAATAATCAATAAAGCAAACGTAGATATTTTTCTGTCGTTGACGATGCTGGTCTCTTCTCCGTAATATTAATAACTTACCGTTTTAGGAATTAATCCGTCTGTTACATTTTGATgatcatgtatgtgtgtagtagtgcacgcgcgcgcgtggtgtgtgtgcacgtttgCCAGCTGGTGCGATTTGTGCTTGTATGTTTCTTTGAgtgggtgtgcgtgtgagtgagagtgagattgagtgagagtgagagagagagagagagagagagagaggagtgagtgagtgagtgagtgagtgagtgagtgagtgagtgagtgagtgagtgagtgtgacgTAATCAAGCAAGCCAAaggcacttacacacacaaacaggtgtTAGCCTAGATTACCTAGCCAAAGTAGGTGGAGTCTCGAGTTGCCAGATACTTTTGGATGAAGTAAGCGTGCTTGACATATCACCCGTTTGATTCGGAATAATATAAACGAAAGCAAATGAAAAtacgatatgaaaaaaaaaaaaaaaaatcttttcaaacaAAGGTTATctgctacctctctctctctctctttctctccgttcgtTTTGTGAAAGTTACATCACCTACTTGCTTGAACTGAGCATCGCTTACAGTGAAACCTTTGGAAACTTCCTTAACTGTCTAgatcaaatcacacacacacaaaaaaaaaataataataataataaaaaaaagaatccacgattaaacacacacacacacactacaaaaaaattatctaaatcaCAAGTGCCAAAATGTCAAAGTCATCATTGAGGACCTGCAGAAAATATCCACGGCCGTCAGTTCTTTCACCCCCGACGTAGGTTTCTTCCTGCCAACTGTCGGCAAATACCCCGACTGGTGCCTCCGCTTGACCCTTCGTTGCCAAGGTTgctacgtggggggggggggttactgttTTCTTCTacagcatttattattattattattattattattattatcattattattattattgttgttgttgttgttgttgttgttgtatacgATGTTTACATGTTGGATGTCCAcgtgtgaaaaagagagagaaaaataaatgaataaatatttgtgtTTCTTTGCTTTACATGCCTTTCGCCCGACTCATGTGCTTTGATGGTTCTTCTCGAAtattcacatgttttttttttatcgtgtaagcgggggggg encodes the following:
- the LOC119574661 gene encoding uncharacterized protein LOC119574661 — translated: MMARAPSYYEQYDHTQPSSLGSYNNFPGSFVTTQSSFPISASNSINSSSCSAGYSQAYSYVASSSIQAEDQNGYPCQYEFSSLVQRDCSQADTGSCGSFFSDDTPMGHNGADRHLTKEESQLSGLLSSNELDAHLSDLPLESLLHLTQPEERLIKENVVEKECIPPDCNEQLFKEDEDISNRLSLHRSHSPSGPSLYSSLSTSPASCSPQSSPFSPQSTSCSSQATSFSPQAAPYLPQTPTTSTNSPTQPSHQSMDNPLGNQPILHFNNEDESDMNSFFAKVLDDSPTMTLRTKKMAKPDPVKPSLTVTKRQLKTQKTPRKKTSNSVNPSEFAGGLCHNDVRKVAKTGYLDTGMDSSSSETMNTLDGKEVANSPGGNVFVPPIQKPVEAKKPPPPRKRMKSSALSPEEKICGVCGDVAKNMHFGGMACDSCKAFFRRSVQSATWENFRCEQEDRCVISKSNRRCCQSCRFRKCQSIGMQIEWVMTESDRMTLLKNRLAKTRQVQVEKEKEELYGDLPRNLDPDNAMEINKLLDTMHTAFASMPYPPECNGDNIDTLSNIFVFLCKRFGKFYFKVDDFNNICIEDRTYLLKNGIAMSLYINGAHMYDPVNESWPAECIHETVKVPRVTLNTLRELASIPEAFATVMKFYYRYESDLKDEVVSLMMYLISFFLPDDPNLLDCENVRKIQNKYIELLKRYLIARDGWHSVSGVFLKLMDGINYIKDILKFHAIVDIKPTVNHDEVTDTSVSFAQPMKNLITQIQEAFKGNFSQYASVFGAREKRELTGPEDNQDNQVVKRSPANSVFGPSLRTDMIITSPFQSTMEWDMSKQESLQLCLEAPSVYISNNLHSQNDPAENQQERNISSSGEGHDRNAFRTPSENLSLIRRRENRRNDMTEDVTVETVCDILKQLSHTEDKKVLRILKKNIPVELLQKFSQSLKDN